A genomic window from Pseudomonas cavernicola includes:
- a CDS encoding thioesterase family protein, with the protein MARLKLAFPEDQFCYSTQLTVRVTDINAANHLGNDSMISMISEARARFLFDFGITDAPTDGLGIIVTDLATTYKAEAHARDQLLFEVGVMDFNKYGGDITFRISRPADNSLVAMAKSGFVFFDYSCSLVVPMPENFSSKFAKVNWLD; encoded by the coding sequence CACCCAGCTCACCGTACGAGTCACTGACATCAACGCGGCCAACCACCTGGGCAACGACTCGATGATCTCGATGATCTCCGAAGCGCGGGCACGCTTTTTGTTCGATTTCGGCATCACTGATGCTCCCACGGACGGTCTAGGCATCATCGTCACCGACCTTGCCACCACCTACAAAGCCGAAGCCCACGCCCGCGACCAACTGCTGTTCGAAGTGGGCGTGATGGACTTCAACAAATACGGCGGCGACATCACCTTCCGAATCAGTCGCCCGGCGGACAACAGCCTGGTGGCGATGGCCAAGTCGGGCTTTGTCTTCTTCGATTACAGCTGCTCCCTGGTCGTCCCGATGCCTGAGAATTTCTCCAGCAAGTTTGCCAAGGTCAATTGGCTGGACTGA
- the nirD gene encoding nitrite reductase small subunit NirD, with the protein MNWLDICALEEINVLGSRIVAGPKGDIAIFRAADDEVFALDDRCPHKGGPLSQGLIYGKRVACPLHNWQIDLENGEALAPDVGCAHKHSAKVENGRVLLALREAALCV; encoded by the coding sequence ATGAACTGGCTAGATATCTGCGCCCTGGAAGAGATCAACGTACTCGGCTCACGCATCGTCGCCGGCCCCAAAGGCGATATCGCCATCTTCCGAGCCGCCGACGATGAAGTCTTCGCCCTCGACGACCGCTGCCCGCACAAGGGCGGCCCGCTGTCCCAAGGCTTGATCTACGGCAAACGCGTGGCCTGCCCGCTGCATAACTGGCAGATCGATCTGGAAAACGGCGAAGCCCTGGCCCCGGATGTCGGTTGCGCCCACAAACATTCGGCCAAGGTCGAGAACGGTCGTGTACTACTCGCGCTGAGGGAAGCCGCTCTGTGTGTCTGA
- a CDS encoding bifunctional protein-serine/threonine kinase/phosphatase: MSLQLNFGQASATGPRAENQDALRVVTPAPVLAASKGYLFALADGVSQCADGGLAARATLQALALDYYATPETWAVAQSLERLLLAHNRWLQANGGGQPLLTTLTALVLRGRRFTLAHVGDCRAYRWLDGTLERLTEDHVWEQPGMQHVLKRALGLDQHLVVDYLDGELREGEHFLLVSDGVWAVLGDSHIQHILQDAHDPTAAAQALVSAAHLAGSQDNASALLVQVGTLPQGDLADTLAQLEHWPLPPKLREGQNFEGWQIERLIAESRQSLVYRVRDAQGRRWLLKTLPPSRHDEAQAGPALLLEEWFLRRVAGRNFPEVHAVPERQHLYYVQREHCGQTLAEHLRLSGPLGLPEWLDIAPRLLRALGMLHRRNILHRDLKPENLLWGDDGELRVLDFGLAYCPGLSQDEVHSLPGTPSYIAPEAFAGVAPSAQQDLYAAGVTLYHLLTGHYPYGEIEAFQHPRFGTPTPASRYRPDLPNWLDECLNRALSADPAQRLETAEQWLLLLEHGERQALSVRPRPLLEREPLKVWRGLALFSLVLNLLLIVLALQG; encoded by the coding sequence ATGAGCCTGCAACTCAACTTCGGCCAAGCCAGCGCTACCGGCCCTCGGGCGGAGAATCAGGACGCCCTGCGGGTGGTCACGCCTGCACCGGTGCTGGCGGCGAGCAAGGGGTATCTGTTCGCCCTCGCCGATGGCGTCAGCCAGTGTGCCGACGGCGGTTTGGCGGCGCGTGCGACCTTGCAGGCGCTGGCCCTCGATTACTACGCCACGCCCGAGACCTGGGCCGTGGCGCAATCGCTGGAACGCTTGCTGCTGGCACACAACCGCTGGCTGCAAGCCAACGGCGGCGGGCAACCGCTGCTCACCACCCTGACCGCGCTGGTACTGCGTGGCCGGCGCTTTACCTTGGCCCATGTCGGCGATTGCCGTGCCTATCGCTGGCTGGATGGCACGCTGGAGCGGTTGACCGAGGATCACGTCTGGGAACAGCCGGGCATGCAGCATGTACTCAAGCGCGCGCTGGGGCTGGATCAACATCTGGTGGTCGACTACCTCGACGGCGAACTGCGCGAAGGCGAGCACTTTCTGCTGGTCAGCGATGGTGTCTGGGCGGTACTGGGCGACAGCCACATTCAACACATTTTGCAGGATGCCCACGACCCCACGGCCGCCGCGCAAGCGCTGGTCAGCGCCGCGCATCTGGCTGGCAGCCAGGACAACGCCAGCGCCCTGCTGGTGCAAGTCGGCACGCTGCCGCAAGGCGACCTCGCTGACACCTTGGCGCAACTGGAACACTGGCCGCTGCCACCGAAGCTACGCGAGGGGCAGAACTTCGAAGGCTGGCAGATCGAGCGACTGATCGCAGAGTCGCGTCAGTCGCTGGTTTACCGCGTGCGCGATGCCCAAGGGCGGCGCTGGCTGCTGAAAACCTTGCCTCCGAGCCGCCACGACGAAGCCCAGGCCGGCCCGGCGCTGCTGCTGGAAGAGTGGTTTCTACGGCGTGTGGCCGGGCGCAACTTCCCGGAAGTACACGCCGTGCCCGAGCGTCAGCATTTGTATTACGTGCAGCGTGAGCACTGCGGACAAACCCTGGCCGAGCACTTGCGCCTGTCCGGCCCGCTGGGCCTGCCCGAATGGTTGGATATCGCGCCACGCCTGCTTCGCGCCCTGGGCATGCTGCACCGGCGCAACATTCTGCATCGCGACCTGAAACCGGAAAACCTCCTATGGGGCGATGACGGTGAGTTGCGCGTACTCGACTTCGGCCTGGCCTATTGCCCAGGCCTGTCCCAGGATGAAGTCCACAGCTTGCCCGGGACCCCCAGCTATATCGCCCCGGAGGCTTTTGCCGGCGTGGCGCCGAGCGCGCAACAGGACCTCTACGCTGCCGGCGTTACCCTCTATCACTTGCTGACCGGGCATTACCCCTATGGCGAGATCGAGGCCTTCCAGCATCCGCGTTTCGGCACCCCAACTCCGGCCAGCCGCTACCGCCCGGACCTGCCCAACTGGCTTGACGAATGCCTCAATCGTGCGCTGAGCGCCGACCCGGCACAGCGTCTCGAAACCGCCGAGCAGTGGCTGCTACTACTGGAACACGGCGAACGCCAGGCTCTCAGCGTGCGCCCACGCCCGCTGCTGGAGCGCGAACCGTTGAAGGTCTGGCGAGGCTTGGCGCTGTTTTCGCTGGTGTTGAATTTACTGTTGATTGTGTTGGCGTTGCAGGGCTAG
- a CDS encoding cytochrome C, protein MSALRHAYGRAALLAGLFTLPGFAQADDPIERGRYLVQISGCNDCHTAGYLMAPDKVPESAWLQGDQLGWSGPWGTTYPSNLRLVLNKLSEEQWLQLARNANYRPPMPSHVLRMMREEDLRGIYRFVQHLGPGGQPAPAYLPPEQKPQGPAVVFPAPPQ, encoded by the coding sequence ATGTCTGCCTTGCGTCACGCTTACGGACGAGCCGCCCTGCTCGCCGGCCTGTTCACCCTCCCAGGGTTTGCCCAGGCCGATGATCCCATCGAACGCGGGCGCTATCTGGTGCAGATCTCCGGCTGTAACGACTGCCACACGGCCGGCTACCTGATGGCTCCGGACAAAGTGCCGGAAAGCGCCTGGCTACAGGGCGACCAACTTGGCTGGAGCGGCCCCTGGGGCACCACCTACCCAAGCAACCTGCGCCTGGTGCTGAACAAACTCAGCGAGGAGCAGTGGCTGCAGTTGGCACGCAACGCCAACTACCGCCCGCCGATGCCCAGCCATGTGCTGCGCATGATGCGCGAAGAGGATCTGCGCGGCATCTACCGCTTCGTCCAGCACCTAGGCCCGGGCGGGCAACCGGCGCCGGCCTATCTGCCGCCAGAGCAAAAACCGCAGGGGCCGGCCGTGGTATTTCCAGCGCCGCCACAGTAG
- a CDS encoding MFS transporter, whose protein sequence is MNTSFWKAGHAPTLFAAFLYFDLSFMVWYVLGPLGVQIAADLGLTTQQRAMMVATPILAGAVLRFLMGLLADRTSPKTAGLLGQVIVIGALFVAWQLGIHSYEQALLLGLFLGVAGASFAVALPLASQWYPPQHQGKALGIAGAGNSGTVLAALFAPVLASAFGWSNVFGLALIPLVLTLAIFAMVARNAPERPAPKSMADYLKALGDRDSWWFMFFYSVTFGGFLGLASTLPGYFHDQYGFDPVKAGYYTAACVFAGSLMRPLGGALADRFGGIRTLLAVYTAASICIAAVGFNLSSSTAALTLFVLAMLSLGAGNGAVFQLVPQRFRKEIGVMTGLIGMAGGIGGFLLTAGLGAIKQSTGEYQLGLWLFASLGMLAWFGLYGVKLRWRTTWGSAALTAARV, encoded by the coding sequence ATGAATACAAGCTTCTGGAAAGCCGGCCACGCGCCGACCTTGTTCGCCGCCTTCCTCTACTTCGACCTGAGCTTCATGGTCTGGTACGTCCTCGGTCCATTGGGCGTGCAGATCGCTGCCGACCTCGGCCTGACCACTCAGCAACGCGCCATGATGGTCGCCACGCCTATTCTCGCCGGCGCGGTACTGCGCTTTCTGATGGGCCTGCTGGCCGACCGTACATCGCCCAAAACCGCCGGCCTGCTGGGCCAGGTAATCGTCATCGGCGCACTATTCGTCGCCTGGCAGCTGGGAATTCACAGTTACGAACAGGCGCTGCTGCTAGGCCTGTTCCTCGGCGTTGCCGGTGCCTCCTTCGCCGTGGCACTGCCTTTGGCCTCGCAATGGTATCCACCGCAACACCAAGGCAAGGCCCTCGGCATCGCCGGCGCCGGTAACTCGGGCACAGTTCTGGCTGCGCTGTTTGCACCGGTTCTGGCCAGCGCATTCGGCTGGAGTAATGTGTTCGGTCTGGCGTTGATTCCCTTGGTGCTGACCTTGGCGATTTTCGCCATGGTCGCCCGTAATGCCCCGGAACGTCCGGCGCCCAAGTCCATGGCCGACTATTTAAAGGCTCTGGGTGACCGCGACAGCTGGTGGTTCATGTTCTTCTACAGCGTCACCTTCGGTGGCTTCCTCGGCCTGGCCAGCACCCTGCCCGGCTACTTCCATGACCAGTACGGGTTCGACCCGGTGAAGGCCGGCTACTACACCGCCGCCTGCGTGTTCGCCGGCAGCCTGATGCGCCCGCTCGGTGGAGCCTTGGCCGACCGTTTCGGCGGTATCCGCACCTTGCTGGCGGTTTATACCGCTGCGTCGATTTGCATCGCTGCCGTCGGCTTTAATCTATCCAGTTCGACCGCCGCACTAACCTTGTTCGTGCTCGCCATGCTCAGCCTCGGTGCCGGCAACGGTGCGGTCTTCCAGCTGGTGCCGCAGCGCTTTCGCAAGGAGATCGGCGTGATGACCGGGCTGATCGGCATGGCCGGCGGCATCGGTGGATTCCTGCTGACGGCCGGGCTTGGCGCGATTAAACAATCGACCGGCGAATACCAACTGGGTCTCTGGCTGTTCGCCAGCCTCGGTATGCTTGCCTGGTTCGGTTTGTATGGCGTGAAACTGCGCTGGAGAACCACTTGGGGCTCGGCAGCGCTGACGGCGGCGCGGGTTTGA
- the nirB gene encoding nitrite reductase large subunit NirB codes for MKKLKLVMIGNGMAGVRTLEELLKLAPDLYEITVFGAEPHPNYNRILLSPVLAGEQKFEEIVLNDLNWYSENGIQLMLNRKVVQIDRIKRRVIADDGSEAEYDRLLIATGSNPFVLPIPGNKLKGVIGYRDIADTQAMMDTAQTHSHAVVIGGGLLGLEAANGLKLRGMDVTVVHIGDWLMERQLDPTAGKLLQTALEARGLKFKLPKHTAELIGNEEGRVCAVRFADDEVIPADLVVMAAGIRPNSELAEKSGIPCNRGILVNDTMQTFDPRIYSVGECANHRGIAYGLVAPLFEQAKVCANHLAQLGFARYQGSVTSTKLKVTGIDLFSAGEFMGAEGTETITLSDPIGGVYKKLVIKDDILVGACLYGDTADGGWYFRQVRENHNVAQIRDHLMFGENAIGDVGHQGQDKTASMPDSAEICGCNGVCKGTIVKAIQENGLFSVDEVKKHTKAASSCGSCAGLVEQILISTVGGAADVKPKSEKAICGCSDLNHGQIRQAIREQHLISIADTQRALHWNTPNGCATCRPALNYYLLSTWPGEAKDDPQSRLINERAHANIQKDGTYSVVPRMWGGVTNPSELRRIADVADKYKVPMVKVTGGQRIDLLGIKKEDLPAVWKELDMPSGHAYGKSIRTVKTCVGSEFCRFGTQNSTQLGIDLEHDLFNMWSPHKVKLAVSGCPRNCAEAGIKDVGVIGVDSGWEMYIGGNGGIKTEVAEFFVKLKTADEVREYNGAFLQLYREEAFYLERTVHYLQRVGMDYIKRAVVEDAANRQALNARLQFSLSFEQDPWKERIEQPQLKKEFDRIAVVQVEEATV; via the coding sequence ATGAAAAAGCTCAAATTAGTCATGATCGGCAATGGCATGGCCGGGGTACGTACACTGGAAGAGCTGCTCAAGCTCGCCCCGGACCTCTATGAGATCACCGTGTTCGGCGCCGAACCGCACCCGAACTACAACCGCATCCTGCTCTCGCCCGTACTGGCCGGTGAGCAGAAGTTCGAAGAGATCGTGCTCAACGACCTGAACTGGTACAGCGAAAACGGCATCCAACTGATGCTCAACCGCAAGGTGGTGCAGATCGACCGGATCAAGCGCCGGGTGATCGCCGATGACGGCAGCGAAGCCGAATACGACCGTCTGTTGATCGCCACCGGCTCCAACCCGTTCGTGCTGCCAATCCCCGGCAACAAGCTCAAGGGCGTGATCGGCTACCGCGACATCGCAGACACCCAGGCAATGATGGACACCGCGCAAACCCACAGCCATGCAGTGGTGATCGGCGGTGGCCTGCTCGGCCTGGAGGCCGCCAACGGCCTCAAACTGCGCGGCATGGATGTGACCGTGGTGCATATCGGCGACTGGCTGATGGAGCGCCAGCTCGACCCCACCGCCGGCAAGTTGCTGCAAACCGCACTGGAAGCCCGCGGCCTGAAGTTCAAGCTGCCTAAACACACCGCAGAACTGATCGGCAATGAAGAAGGTCGCGTCTGCGCCGTGCGCTTCGCCGACGATGAAGTGATACCGGCGGATCTGGTGGTGATGGCGGCCGGGATCCGGCCAAACAGCGAGTTGGCGGAAAAATCCGGCATCCCCTGCAACCGCGGGATTCTGGTCAACGACACGATGCAGACCTTTGACCCGCGCATCTACTCGGTCGGCGAATGCGCCAATCACCGCGGCATCGCTTACGGCCTGGTCGCGCCGCTATTCGAGCAAGCCAAGGTCTGCGCCAACCATCTGGCGCAACTGGGTTTTGCCCGCTATCAGGGCTCGGTGACCTCGACCAAGCTGAAAGTCACCGGCATCGACCTGTTCTCCGCCGGCGAATTCATGGGTGCCGAGGGTACCGAGACGATCACCCTCTCCGACCCCATCGGCGGCGTGTACAAGAAACTGGTGATCAAAGACGACATCCTGGTCGGCGCCTGCCTCTATGGCGATACCGCCGACGGCGGCTGGTACTTCCGCCAAGTGCGCGAGAACCACAACGTCGCGCAAATCCGCGACCACCTGATGTTCGGCGAAAACGCCATTGGCGACGTCGGCCACCAGGGCCAGGACAAAACCGCGAGCATGCCGGACAGCGCGGAAATCTGCGGCTGCAACGGCGTGTGCAAGGGCACCATCGTCAAGGCCATCCAGGAAAACGGCCTGTTCAGCGTCGATGAGGTGAAGAAGCACACCAAGGCCGCCAGCTCCTGCGGCTCCTGTGCCGGACTGGTCGAACAGATTCTGATCAGCACCGTCGGTGGCGCGGCGGACGTGAAGCCGAAAAGCGAGAAAGCCATCTGCGGATGCAGCGACCTCAACCACGGGCAGATCCGCCAGGCGATCCGCGAGCAGCATCTGATCAGCATCGCCGACACTCAGCGCGCGCTGCACTGGAACACCCCGAACGGCTGCGCCACCTGCCGCCCGGCGCTGAACTACTACCTGCTCTCGACCTGGCCAGGCGAAGCTAAGGACGACCCGCAGTCGCGCCTGATCAACGAACGCGCTCACGCCAATATTCAAAAGGACGGCACCTACTCGGTGGTGCCGCGGATGTGGGGCGGCGTGACCAACCCGTCCGAGCTGCGGCGGATCGCTGACGTGGCGGACAAGTACAAGGTGCCCATGGTCAAGGTCACCGGCGGCCAGCGCATTGACCTGCTGGGGATCAAGAAGGAAGACCTGCCGGCAGTCTGGAAGGAACTGGATATGCCCTCCGGTCACGCCTATGGCAAATCCATCCGCACCGTGAAGACCTGCGTCGGCAGCGAGTTCTGCCGCTTCGGTACACAGAACTCGACTCAGCTGGGCATCGATCTGGAGCACGACCTGTTCAACATGTGGTCGCCGCACAAGGTCAAGCTCGCGGTCTCCGGCTGCCCACGTAATTGCGCCGAAGCAGGGATCAAGGACGTCGGCGTGATCGGCGTCGATTCCGGTTGGGAGATGTATATCGGCGGTAACGGCGGGATCAAAACCGAAGTCGCGGAGTTCTTCGTCAAGCTCAAAACCGCCGATGAGGTGCGCGAATACAACGGCGCCTTCCTGCAGCTGTACCGCGAAGAAGCCTTCTACCTGGAACGCACCGTGCATTACCTGCAAAGGGTCGGCATGGACTACATCAAGCGAGCCGTGGTCGAGGACGCCGCGAATCGCCAGGCGCTGAATGCACGCCTGCAGTTCTCGCTGTCCTTCGAGCAGGACCCGTGGAAAGAGCGGATCGAGCAGCCGCAATTGAAGAAAGAGTTCGACCGCATTGCAGTAGTTCAAGTTGAGGAGGCGACCGTATGA